A single genomic interval of Haloterrigena salifodinae harbors:
- a CDS encoding helix-turn-helix domain-containing protein encodes MTGFRATVVVKDPGECPIADVSASTDEPITSVTRSRASTDGTVVEEFGIAADAETESINDGTATDLTPIQANDREEIYRFERESEADCACEIVEGTGTPVSSVRAQDGALELTFRTLELTEIAGIVDDLRDRFESVLVEELTQDHDDETSDPVLVDRDLLTTRQREIIETAHEMGYFDYPKGANATDVAEELGIARSTFTEHLAAAQTKLLDALLEK; translated from the coding sequence ATGACCGGGTTTCGAGCCACAGTCGTCGTCAAAGACCCCGGGGAGTGCCCGATCGCGGACGTGTCGGCGTCCACCGACGAGCCGATTACCTCCGTGACGCGATCGCGGGCGTCGACCGACGGGACGGTCGTCGAAGAGTTCGGTATCGCCGCCGACGCCGAGACGGAGTCGATCAACGATGGCACCGCGACCGACCTGACCCCCATTCAGGCGAACGATCGTGAGGAAATCTACCGATTCGAACGCGAGAGTGAGGCCGATTGCGCGTGCGAAATCGTCGAGGGAACCGGGACGCCCGTTTCCTCGGTCCGCGCACAGGACGGCGCGCTCGAGTTGACGTTTCGAACGCTCGAGTTGACGGAGATCGCCGGTATCGTCGACGATCTTCGAGACCGGTTCGAGAGCGTCCTCGTCGAGGAACTCACGCAGGACCACGACGACGAGACGTCGGATCCGGTGCTCGTCGACCGCGACCTGCTGACGACGCGCCAACGCGAGATCATCGAGACGGCCCACGAGATGGGCTACTTCGACTATCCGAAAGGTGCGAATGCGACGGACGTCGCCGAGGAACTGGGGATCGCTCGATCGACGTTCACCGAGCATCTGGCCGCCGCCCAGACGAAACTGCTCGATGCACTGCTCGAAAAATGA
- a CDS encoding cell division protein SepF translates to MGLMSKILGGGQSRTAEDYVELDLDDASASSAEAAMQVHIAEVNDQADAIDIKDAVYDGDIVIADITRLRTSDSTVEHIVDELRQVAQEVDGDIVRKGDDQIIITPTGVHISREKLGQRV, encoded by the coding sequence ATGGGACTTATGAGCAAAATCCTCGGCGGCGGTCAGTCTCGGACGGCCGAGGACTACGTCGAACTGGATCTCGACGACGCGTCGGCGAGTTCGGCCGAGGCGGCCATGCAGGTACATATCGCCGAAGTCAATGACCAGGCCGACGCCATCGATATCAAAGACGCCGTCTACGACGGCGATATCGTCATCGCGGACATCACGCGTCTGCGAACCTCGGACAGCACCGTCGAACACATCGTCGACGAACTCCGGCAGGTCGCCCAGGAGGTCGACGGCGACATCGTCCGGAAGGGCGACGATCAGATCATCATCACGCCGACCGGCGTCCACATCAGCCGCGAGAAACTGGGCCAGCGGGTCTGA